TTTAAGCACCATGCGTACAGCATAAAAGCAAGAAATAACTTaaaattttaccaaaaatggcttaaattaaacaaatacaTCAAATGAAAGTATTGTAATATCCGCGagacacatacatatatgaataCGATAACACTGTATAACTTGTAATCGTTAGTTGAATTATCTCTATGGGTACCAAAAGTCTAACTTTAGTAGCATAAACCTAAACCAACCGCTTAGTGATGATGTTAGCTGTCGAGTAACGATAAAACGAACCGAAACGCGAACCTAGATAAGAGTACATATAACCATCCTTAAATCAcccgaaaagaaaacaaacactAAGCGCTTTGACTTGTTCCACTCTGCGCTCTATTcgaatttaaataattgtaatGTTATGCGATAATAATGAATACatatttgtatctgtgtaCGGTCTTGGTGGCCTAATGGGTTGGCCAACTATGGAAAACCCTTGGCATCCAGTGTGTCCTGGGCCTATAATCAGCACGTTAAACGTTCTGTGTCTAGCTTGGGCTAACTGCTCGTACATATTCTGCAGATGCATCTATATGCAATACATATAAtcctttattaaattaaaatgtactTTGTgagttttgttatttattgtcaGCGTTATAATGGAACCTATCCAAAAGGCAAAACTAAATAAAGCAAGAAAATGTCTCTCTTTGGGAAAGCGAATTTTCCTTATTTCTACTAAATTTCAACGATTTtactgaatttttttttttgatttttcaggGGTTGCTATTGCTGTAGGTgcaaaaatcaattttctatgcttttaattaaaacacaaGTAATTTTTTACAGATTTGTTTATTAGCCTTACATAGATCGATATGCATTGATATGTTTAGTTATAATATAGCATCGTAGTCATGCTCATGAATTAGTTTTCGGGCCTGCTTAATTTACGATTTACAAAAGTAACTTGAAGCCTAAATAAGAATTTAACTAGACAGCAATTACCGGTGGTAACTGCTTCATGATGAAGCCGAGTGGTTGTGTTTCCGCGACAGATTTTCACATCCTGGTTGGGCAGTCGAAAAGTCTTTAGGTAAGCAAAACAATTAAGAAACTTATGTACAAACGCACTAGTTTGTTACAAAATGCGTCAATAATAATGGTGTTTGTGTACTCCGTCGATACGTTTGGTCCGCTTAGAGGGAGGCAATGAAGGGGGTCAGATCAGGAAACTTGAAGAGGTTTTGGTTGCGGGAGCGGGTAACTCTGGGCTGAGCTTGGCCCTGACGTTGCTGGGCATTGAATCCACTAGCCTGCTGGCCGGTCAGATAAATTCCACACTGAGAGTTGCACACCTCATCTCGCAGGATAGCATCCTTGGGCCACTGGCGGATCAGCTGGCCGCAGTCGGTGATTCGCAGGGAGGCGCACTGAGCCTGAAATCGAAATAAATACCTTTAGTATGCATTtctttaattgaaatatttgtacTTACCCCCTCAGCTGAGCACACACAACTGGTGCAGGGCGATGGGAAGGCGGACTCTCCAACACGCACGTTGCGGTTACCAATTTGGCAGCCTTGGACGTTCTCCCGCCAGGCGTTAAGATCAATCTGGGGCATTGAGGCACAAGGCACACGCGGATTCCTAAAGTAATggattaaattattaaaaattgatatAAAAGAAGTAACAAGAATCTTACAAGAAATTGCTTGGCAAGTCGAAGGCAGCACGCTGCATGTCTCCGGTGACCTCCAGGTTTTCGCACACGATCTTGGCCAGAGTCACCTTGCGGATCTCAGCCAGCTGAGCTTCCGTAAACTTAACCTCCGGGTTTTGATTTTCGTACCAGAAGCGATCGCACTTGCGCAGCTGTCTGAACTGGATGCCAATGATGCAGGCTAGGGTGGGGCCCACTAAACCACCTTGCAGAGGACGCTCCGTCATGGCACCAGGGAATAGATCGATATCATCCACGCTGGCATAGACCTTTTGGAAGCGATTAATCACCTCGGTGGGGATTTCACGGCTCAGATCGTTCCAGTTGGTGGCGCGTTTCAGATTGCAGAGGGCACGGTAGTTGTTGTAAGAAGGAACACCGTGATCGCGAGCTAAGGAAAGACAGACATTAATTACTATGTCAAGAGAGATGGAAAGATAGGCTCACCTCTCTGGATGTTAAGGGCAATCAAGTCGATGCCGGAGAACGGAATCTTGCGGTCCTCGAACAGATGGTTGGTCACCTCGCCGGTAATGAACTGGTCGAGGGTTTCCATTGGGGTGGCGACTAAACCACGCAGGATCTCATCGATGATTCCGGGCTGCAGCAGAGCGTCCATGCGGAAGAATCCATCGCGGAGCAGTAGTGGTGGCTCCACAGGCTGGTGCTGGACACTCAAACGCGGGATGTGGGGACGCAGCAAGGAATGACCAATTCGGAAGGCAGCGGCGGCAAACTCGTTGAAGACAATTGGGGAACAGGATGGGTTGTAATCCTTGTAGTATCCTTGTGGCAGCAACTTTAATCCGTACAGGTTCACTGCGTTCCAGCTGAGAATGCGGGGCAGGAACTCGTTGAACACGGTGTGCTGCACCTGGGCACTGACAATTCGACGGGCGTGATGGAACAACTGCTCACCGTTCCAGTGGGGGTTCACTCCGCGCAAGCCTTCGACAATTCGGTTGTGTTCGCGCAGGAAGGCGGTGTGGATGGCGGTCAGACCTGGCTGCTCGGAGGCACGGTCGTCACCGCCCAGGAAGCAGAGGCCGTTGCGGGATTTGCACTCCGGGTGGGGACCCAATGGCAGGAGTTCCTTACCCCTTAGCTGGGTGCTGTTCATCCGGCCAGAGAATCCTCGCAGCTTGTTGGACAAACAGTTGGTCTCTCCGTACACCATGGATGCGTCAAGGAAGTGGGTGTTCTGGTTGATCTGGTCACGAGGACCCAGCGACTGCTGGCCCGGCAGCGACCTCATGGAGGGGAAGCAGAAGCGCTCACCACTCGTTACATTCACCTCCGGGTAGTAGAAGTCTCCTGCTGGCACTGGGAAGGGGTTGCACTCAGGGTGGACAGTCTGGCGGGAGTTGCAGGACCGGCAGCTGGGAATCGACTCGTGGAAGCCTTTGTGAATCGGCGTGAGGGTCAGATCGTGATCCACAAATTGGGCGAACTGCATCACCATCAGAGAGTAGCGGGTGTGCAGATTGGAAATGTCCGGGTGAATCGTAGTGGAAATAGTTCTGGGATTTGGCAGTGGAGAACCTGTCACTCCAGTGATCCTGGGTGCCGAGATGCCATCCTCATACTGAGCCGGCAACAGACGGGAGAAAGTGGTGAGCGACTTGCCCCAGTTGGGGTTGCGCAGATTGTTGCACCTTCCCGACAGAGTTCGGAATGGGGTGTTGGCATCACAGGCCGTCTGGGGCTCCGGGCACTCATCGATATGCTTTTGGGCGCCACCGAGCAATCCGCTAATGTCCACGGTTTGCAGGGTTTCAGACAGCTCGTTGCGGTTGAAGGCGTTCTGGTTGGGATTGAAGATCTGACGCTTGCGCCTGGAGATGTGGTTCAGGGTCTTGACAATTTCGTTGGAAGTCAGCTCGAAGATGAGGGAGGAGTTGGCCAGGTTCAACGCAGCCAAGTTGGCCTTGCTGAAGGAGGCGGCGGTGCCATCGGGCGATTTGGCGCTAATGCCACCCTCTAAGATAACGAATGAAATGTttagattatttattttaacatttcAGTAATAAATTTCAAACTTACGTGTACGCCACACTTCGTACTCGAATCGCTTGCGTTCTTCCAGCTCCTGCTTGGCACGCTCAACGGCTGCCTCAATAAGCTCGGGACTGAGCTCAGCAATTGCCTCCTTGGTGTCCGGTTCCACCTCCACATGATCTACATGGACCTCATCCTCGGGATTTACCTGCCAGGGCTTCAAATCGAATTGCGGCAGCTGGGTGCAGTCCAAAACAGAGTTCCTATTCGAAAATGCTTGATCAGGTTTTGGATTTCGGAAACCACATTGGGAGTAACTTACAGGTAGTTGTCCTCCAGAATGAAGGCCTTGGACTGGGCCGTGCTCACTTGATGGGAGCCGCAAAGCAGGCCTGACAGCGAGGTCTGGCGGATGCTCTTCAGTTGCTCCAGGGTGAAGGAAGAAGGCGGAATCTCGTTTTCGTACCAGAAGCGGTCGGTTTGCTTGAGTTGCTCGAACTGCAGAGTCAACAGGCAGCTAATAGTGGGTCCGAACAGGGCACCTACCGCGGGCTCCTCCAGGAGGGCACCCACCAGCAGGTCAATGTCTTCGGCGTTTCTAAAGAGAACatggtttaaatttaaatgtttcATCATATGATGGTGAAGCTTACTGGTAAATGTCACGCAGATTGGTGATAAACTCCTCGGGGATATTGGTCACCTGGGCTAGCTTGTCGAAGGTAACATTGACCGCCTGCTCGGGGAATCGACGCTCGCACAGATCGAGGGCATGCACATACGAGGCCACACCATGATCGCGGCCTCGGTGGACGGCCAGGGCCAACTCGGACCAACCCTCGGCGTTTATCTGGCTGGGCACCAGGGACTTTTGCAGGGCGGCGATGGAGAGAAGCTCGTGGGCGGACATCTTCTTGGCCAGCATCTCGGGTGGGTACATGCTCCAGAAGGCGGGCATGGCGGCGGTAGCGAACTCGTTGTAGATGCCTCCTCGCACAGAACTGGAGTAGTTGCTCGAGTGCTTTTCGGCGGTCAGCCGGAGGCCCTCCTTGGCGGTGGTTTCCTGGCCCAGGACCAGGGGCAAGAACTCGTTGTAGGTGATGTGCTGGATGGTGGCAGTGATGATGCGTCGGGCCTCCAGGAACACGTCCTCCTCGGACCAATCAGGGTTGATGTGCGCCAGGCGCTCGCCAATATTGTTGTGCTGCTGGAGGAGAGCGCGATGCAGCGCTCCCGTGGCTCCGGCCACTTGGCAGTACTTGCAGGACTCCACCTTGACACCGCCGCTGATGTAGGTGCGCAGTTGGTCGAATTCATGACGGGTTAATCCATAGAGTCCGGAGCCATCAATGAAGGCGGAAGCGACGTTCATCTGTTCACGAGTGTCTGCAAAGGAAAAATGGTTTACTGTTAATGAACTTCATGGAAAATACCTCTCAACAGCAGATATTAGAAAAATACTTACGTTTTTGGCAAGCCTCAGCATCGAATCCAGGAGCGGACCGCTTGTACTCCTTGCAGTCAGGTCCAGCACGAACAAAGCATTGCTGCAGCTCGCTAGGATCCTTAACGGCCGAGTCGCGCTCACAGCACTTGCCGGAGATCGGGAGCTGGGCCACCTCGACCAGGTCGTTGGCCAGCAGCTGGCCCCAGGCGGGCAGCATGGCAGTGATGTGCTGGTGTCGCAGCTCGCCCTCCACGTGGCGTTGCAGCTGCTCTATCACCAGCTCGGCATCGGGCAGGGCGTGGGTGCCCTTGGAGCTCCTGGGCTGGCTCACTCCGTCGGCGTAGTCGGCCTGCAGCAGGCGCTGGAAGATGTCGCCGCGGGCGCCCCACTTGCGGTGGGACACATTGTTGCACTCGGCGGTCGGCTGGCGGTACTTGCTCGGCGGGCAGACGTCGTACTCGTCAGTGACATGGCCCTCTCCGTCCGAGGAGGTGCCGCATTGGGTCAGCAAGCGTGCTCGCTCggagcgcagggcattgatgGCGGCATTTTCGAGGTCCTCGGGAATGCGAAGGGTCAGACTGGGAGCGCAGAGGCACCTGGAAACAGTAGGTAAAGGTCTTAGGTTAGTAGAGAATAAAAACGCTGATGATATAAGGAATAGAATGGTATAACACGGAAGCTCTGAACTATTAGTCATCCTCGCTATCCTACTGGCTTTACCCGAAGACTTTCTGGCGGGTTTTCCTCACACGTTCGTATCATTATTTACCCCGAAAGCCCAATGACCACGTGTCATTAATTTACAGGGAGTCGTCTCCGTTTCATTCATTCATCGGCTCTCGTTGCATTTTCCGGCATTTAATTACAAGTTTTTTCACACCGCCGTTGTTTGCTCACACCGTTAATTAAACGAGGCAGGGAAAACGAAACTGAAAACTGCAAACTGAAAACTTTGAATGCATGGTAATAATAATATGAATAGACGTGAGCGAGGAGGAGGCGTAAGCTCTTCTGGCTAACCGGATACGAGAAACGTCTGTCGAACTAATCAATTTCGAATTATGAACAATGACGACGTCTGTCTGAAGGCAGGCAGTGTTCAACTGCCCCAAAAAGGctttggctggctggctgattGACTGAATGACTTACTGCCTAACTGAATGAGCGACTGACTGAATGGCTGCTTGACTGGCTTATTAAGCCGCACTTTGTCGGCCTGTCATTATGTTCTATTGATTTCGGCCAGCCGAGGCGGCTCACGTGACGGAGTTTCTTTTGTTGCGCATTGACATTATTTTTGGCTTCGAAATTAAAGTCTTTTGTCATCAGCCACGGTATGCAATTTATTTATGGTCTTGACGTCAAGACCAGAGAAGATTATGCAACGATCTGCAATCTGCCAGAACGTGGATGGGGCTGTGGATGTGGGCGTAGAAGATCCGCTTTAGAACCCGCCTAATGGGTAAACGTCCTCACCTTCCCCTACATAAATTCTGAACTCGAGAACGGGCCGTCGCCAAATGTATTCAATCCAAGTCGCTTTTCTGGTTTCtgtttaattggttttattttggcTCTTTTTATTGagttataaatatatatatatttcgttAAACACTCATTTGAGAGTTGAACGTAATTTGTGGTATTTCGTTCGGGTGTTTAGACGATATGTTCAAGGCTACTTTTGGTTTGTTGGAGTCTTTCAAGCGCCCGCTTGAAGGTGTCTAAGCTTTAGAGATTCCCGACACTTCGAAGATTATAGAAGACTATGCTGAAAAGCCTCATAAATCAGTTTATAGCCACTTCAGGAAACATTTGGCTAATGAGTGAATAGCAAAGCTTCATTACTCAACGGCTTACCAAATCCGCGCGATTGCATGGACTCCCCTGACTATTCTTGCTCGAAAGAAATGCCTCGTGAAGTAAcaattaccaaaaataattcataatgcgATTACTCGCCGATCGCCCAGGTGCGTGGCTGCCCATTGCGGCCAGTAGGTTCCATTGGCCAACATTCAGGCACTCGGTTGCCCGGCAATTGGGACACACAATTGCCaagttaatttatttatagccAGGTTCGGGGTACGGGCAGTCCCCCTTCACTGTACTTTTTGCAGAACTTGACTGCCGTCACGTCGctcaaaaactaaataaataaaataaagaaacagaCTAGCCCGGAGCTGAGCTTGAAAGCGAAAGCAGAAGCCCCGACAAGTGCTGgcaattttcatttgtttgtttatgaCTCTTTATGCGGAGCCCGGAGCGGGTAGCCTGGTATTTATGTCACAGCTGGGCAGGCTGAAATGCAAAAATGTGTGTCATGCCTTCGCCGCTGATGGCACccattaaacaaacaaatacgAGGAACCAGCCAGCGGCCGCACAGAAACCGCAAATAGAAATGCTCGGCACACGCGGCGTATACGTTATTTAAcagcattttttattttttcgtttataTTGAGTGCTGTTTGTTGGAGTCCAAATGGGCgaacgaattaaataaatcaaatattgaaaatgaaaGTTGATGTTGGACTTATCAAACGGAAGCAAGAGCTCCCAGTCCGAGCCGAGATTTGAAGAGACGCCCAACTTGGTTTGGGTGGGGAATTTTGGGATTTTGGATGATGAGCGAGGTAGTTGCTTGAACTTGTTTAGcgaaatttatttgttttgcttGACATTTATGTGACTGGCTCGGCTCAGCTGACTGGTTGGCAAACGGAAACAGCAGCCAGTATGGAAATAACAGAGTCTTGAAATTTATAAGAATTTCGATTGAGTCAAATTCCCCGTAAAAATCAAACTTCATTATCGGTCGAATCAGAAACTCTGGGGTTAAGATACCAGGAGCCATTTGCATTTTGCTTACTGGGCTTCACAGTAACTAGTTAGTCACAGCAATTACAAAACACGTGAGTAAGAATAGCAAAAATACCGAATGCACATGTAACAAGTCAAACCAGTTGGGGAAAAGAGCTGATGCCGATGCCGATGGCGAGATGATGCTGATGAACGCGTGCCAATCCTAAAATAGTTGACTTTTGTCTGACAATCAAGACTCTGCTTGCATAAGCCTATAATTTATCATCGCTAATAGGAATTATTCAATAAAGACAATTACATTGCATGGATAGCTGGGAGTCCAGGCAATTATGCTGTTTGCAGTGCGATTTGCATAAATTCCTAGCCACTTGGCGAGTTGCCGATAAGCGATTTATGTTTAATTTGCAAGTGCCGAGAGTTCGGTAGCAGTGCGCAGCTGGGAGTCACGAATTAATTGTCTGTGCAATTCATGAGTTAAGTGGCCTTAGATAAGGCACTACCCACACAGCACAGATCACAGAGCATAAGCGGCTTTGCAGCGGGAATGGAAGCCTCCGATCACCCGCAATCGCGTTTGCGCAATCAGCTggcaaacaaaagacttaggcaacaAACTTGACTCGCGGACTCAATTGCCAAATCATGCAGCGGCGTTCAGAGCAGTTGTAGCAGTTGATCGACACCgttggaaaattatttatggCTCCGAAGAAGGCCCACACAAATGGGTTACTGTGGCACCCAAGCCGCTTAAGACCTAAAGCCGAAAACTGAACAACACCCGATTGCGGAAGCTACGGATTGCCTGGCATGCGCATTACTCATTCCGCCACTAAAACCCCTGACGAACGGTCGTTTGACGTCGCATTTTCATTATCAACAATTCGCAGCCGCCTCACAGCCTGGACAAATATGCAGACATATGTATACTTGTATACATGCTTCCCTCCGTGTTCATATATCTTATGTATATGTCTGGCAACACCCATTGGCACCCATGTCTTGCTGCAATTACTCCAAGGCACGTAGCGTCATCGTCATGTGACTTTGCACATGATTTCCTACCTCCTACCACCACTACCACCGGCAGAAAAGAGTGGCTATACAACTCACTTCCACCATCGCATGAAACAAGACAAGAAAGCGAAAGtattttacaaaaaagaaGACTTTCAAATACTCTTTTAGTAGGGCTTTGTAGAAAAATATGTTGTGAGTCGAAATGAATAACTATTAAGAAAATCTCAGAGCAAAGTAAGGGCAGAGCTTCttccaaaaattcaaaattaaaatagagAAAAATGCAAGTCTCAAAGAAGTCCAAACACCCAAAAAACAAGCTGGCCTGGTCATGTGATCAACCAGCCACCTACACTCCCccaaacgtttttttttgtttatcgcCCAGTCATCGTTTTGGTTTCTTTGGCGCTGCATTGCACCGTCGGTTTCTGGGCTCTTCGAGTTGCACAATTCGAAGGAGTAACCTCGTAGAAAAACACCAGAGGAAAATCTACCTTTTGATTGAATATAGTAAAGGGCCCATCTATTATTTACTCAAATTTTTGGATAGCGAACGAAGATGGCTCGAGATGTGCACACAGAAAAATTTCAAGTGCACTTCATTAACATAATGATCATTGCCACAAagagcagtggcagcagccaCATCGAATGCAGGCAGGCATGATGcaattttcatgtttgcctcTTTTCCAGTGACGTTCATCGATGTGGCTTCAAATATTTGTTACATTGCCAAGTCTGATGTGGTTAGATGCACTGAGAAATGTAAGATGCATTTATCAAGCTGGcgctttatattttttgaaacttgtattttcttttttttaagtggaTCTGTGGCAGTTGAACGTCAGCCAAGAGGCGTGAAGATCATAATTCTATGCGAGTGTGTGTCCCCAAAGGGGCCGTTGCTTTTTACGGCAAGAAAGTGTAAACGCTGGCAAAGTCACGCGCCACAGGTACCACACAGCACCATACACTcaaagaaaaaacaagaaaacattcccaacacagacacacacatggACTGGGTACGAAAAGCGGGCGTAACTTTCGTTTTCATTGCGAAAGTGCATACAACTCGATGTTGGTCAACAGTTcgggtttttgtttgtttcttgttttctgtgttttgttttctacAGGGTGTTGCCTGCTGCATGCAAATCGAACGCGATAGAGTGCGATTTTCATTTGGTTTACGTGCGAGTGCCAGTCGGTTACTGCCACCAAGGTCGCAGCAGAGTTAGGCAACCGGCGACCCATTTGGCAAACAGCAAAGGCCACGCCGGCTAATCGGCCAATTTCTGGCTCCCTAAGAGCCACATGAATGCGACAAAAGACCAACTGATTTGGGCATAATCGTCGGATAATACCCCAAAAGTGGCAACACACCCAGCTGTGTGTGGAGAAAATTTACAGGGCAACCAAGGCAGAAAAAATCTGTGAAAATTTCACGGGCCGTTTACCATAAAATGTGAGAAAGTGAAAAGGGGATGGGGACTCAtgtataaatttaaatgaGGGAGTGTTTATGGACTC
This region of Drosophila bipectinata strain 14024-0381.07 chromosome 2L, DbipHiC1v2, whole genome shotgun sequence genomic DNA includes:
- the LOC108123749 gene encoding peroxidasin homolog pxn-1 isoform X1, coding for MKKQQMLLSLILWCLCAPSLTLRIPEDLENAAINALRSERARLLTQCGTSSDGEGHVTDEYDVCPPSKYRQPTAECNNVSHRKWGARGDIFQRLLQADYADGVSQPRSSKGTHALPDAELVIEQLQRHVEGELRHQHITAMLPAWGQLLANDLVEVAQLPISGKCCERDSAVKDPSELQQCFVRAGPDCKEYKRSAPGFDAEACQKHTREQMNVASAFIDGSGLYGLTRHEFDQLRTYISGGVKVESCKYCQVAGATGALHRALLQQHNNIGERLAHINPDWSEEDVFLEARRIITATIQHITYNEFLPLVLGQETTAKEGLRLTAEKHSSNYSSSVRGGIYNEFATAAMPAFWSMYPPEMLAKKMSAHELLSIAALQKSLVPSQINAEGWSELALAVHRGRDHGVASYVHALDLCERRFPEQAVNVTFDKLAQVTNIPEEFITNLRDIYQNAEDIDLLVGALLEEPAVGALFGPTISCLLTLQFEQLKQTDRFWYENEIPPSSFTLEQLKSIRQTSLSGLLCGSHQVSTAQSKAFILEDNYLNSVLDCTQLPQFDLKPWQVNPEDEVHVDHVEVEPDTKEAIAELSPELIEAAVERAKQELEERKRFEYEVWRTQGGISAKSPDGTAASFSKANLAALNLANSSLIFELTSNEIVKTLNHISRRKRQIFNPNQNAFNRNELSETLQTVDISGLLGGAQKHIDECPEPQTACDANTPFRTLSGRCNNLRNPNWGKSLTTFSRLLPAQYEDGISAPRITGVTGSPLPNPRTISTTIHPDISNLHTRYSLMVMQFAQFVDHDLTLTPIHKGFHESIPSCRSCNSRQTVHPECNPFPVPAGDFYYPEVNVTSGERFCFPSMRSLPGQQSLGPRDQINQNTHFLDASMVYGETNCLSNKLRGFSGRMNSTQLRGKELLPLGPHPECKSRNGLCFLGGDDRASEQPGLTAIHTAFLREHNRIVEGLRGVNPHWNGEQLFHHARRIVSAQVQHTVFNEFLPRILSWNAVNLYGLKLLPQGYYKDYNPSCSPIVFNEFAAAAFRIGHSLLRPHIPRLSVQHQPVEPPLLLRDGFFRMDALLQPGIIDEILRGLVATPMETLDQFITGEVTNHLFEDRKIPFSGIDLIALNIQRARDHGVPSYNNYRALCNLKRATNWNDLSREIPTEVINRFQKVYASVDDIDLFPGAMTERPLQGGLVGPTLACIIGIQFRQLRKCDRFWYENQNPEVKFTEAQLAEIRKVTLAKIVCENLEVTGDMQRAAFDLPSNFLNPRVPCASMPQIDLNAWRENVQGCQIGNRNVRVGESAFPSPCTSCVCSAEGAQCASLRITDCGQLIRQWPKDAILRDEVCNSQCGIYLTGQQASGFNAQQRQGQAQPRVTRSRNQNLFKFPDLTPFIASL
- the LOC108123749 gene encoding salivary peroxidase/catechol oxidase isoform X2 codes for the protein MWRWNRTPRRQLLSSVPSLLRQPLSVPSRSWKNASDSSTKCGVHGGISAKSPDGTAASFSKANLAALNLANSSLIFELTSNEIVKTLNHISRRKRQIFNPNQNAFNRNELSETLQTVDISGLLGGAQKHIDECPEPQTACDANTPFRTLSGRCNNLRNPNWGKSLTTFSRLLPAQYEDGISAPRITGVTGSPLPNPRTISTTIHPDISNLHTRYSLMVMQFAQFVDHDLTLTPIHKGFHESIPSCRSCNSRQTVHPECNPFPVPAGDFYYPEVNVTSGERFCFPSMRSLPGQQSLGPRDQINQNTHFLDASMVYGETNCLSNKLRGFSGRMNSTQLRGKELLPLGPHPECKSRNGLCFLGGDDRASEQPGLTAIHTAFLREHNRIVEGLRGVNPHWNGEQLFHHARRIVSAQVQHTVFNEFLPRILSWNAVNLYGLKLLPQGYYKDYNPSCSPIVFNEFAAAAFRIGHSLLRPHIPRLSVQHQPVEPPLLLRDGFFRMDALLQPGIIDEILRGLVATPMETLDQFITGEVTNHLFEDRKIPFSGIDLIALNIQRARDHGVPSYNNYRALCNLKRATNWNDLSREIPTEVINRFQKVYASVDDIDLFPGAMTERPLQGGLVGPTLACIIGIQFRQLRKCDRFWYENQNPEVKFTEAQLAEIRKVTLAKIVCENLEVTGDMQRAAFDLPSNFLNPRVPCASMPQIDLNAWRENVQGCQIGNRNVRVGESAFPSPCTSCVCSAEGAQCASLRITDCGQLIRQWPKDAILRDEVCNSQCGIYLTGQQASGFNAQQRQGQAQPRVTRSRNQNLFKFPDLTPFIASL